The Spirochaetota bacterium genomic sequence GAGTTGGGAACCGGCATACTCTCAAGTTTTCTTGGAGTAACAAAATCACCTGGGACAAATGTTCCATGTTCTATGTTTGATTGAATTGGTCTTCCTTTTGTGCGGGATACTACATCAATCTCAGAGATAAAGACCATTATCATAATCAACATACAGATATTAAATATTAGTCTCATAATAAGCCTTCCTTTTCTATTTATAATATTATGTCTTTTATTGTCATATGGCTGAGGATAATTGAAATGAATGAATAATATTATTGAATGATTTAATTATAAAGTCAATTATATTAATTTTATTATTATCCATTTCCAGAAATGATTAAATAATAAAATAACCCCTCCATGGGTTATTTTAGAATACAGTAATGTATGATATATTTTTATCTATTAGACAGTAAAGTCATCATCACTAAAAATTATTTGCTTGCGTTCATCCTTGATGGAATATGTTAATTTTTATTGTTTATACATTATTGAGGGAATTCAATACTAGCCTAATTGCTATTACATTCTGATTTATGATCAAAAGGATATTATATTTTTAACTCTTCCCCATTTTTAATATTGAGCTTTCTAATGCTTCCTTTAGAAGAGACATGCAATTTATTGTCTTTAATTTGAATGTCCCCATCATTAATGATCCTTTTCTTCCATAGAACAGGTCCATTAACTGAAGCACAAAACACAAAATCGCCTGATGCTATGTATAGTTTATCCTCCTGCTTGATAGGTGGTTTTATTATGTTTCCCTTCCATATCTTCTTACCATTCTTTATGAAATATATCTCATATTTTGTTATTAGGAGTATCCCCTCTGGTTCTGGTTTTTCCTTATCTGATTGTATAATTTTGGCAATTTTTTTTATAACCTCTTTGGGCTGTTCCTGGACAGCAATAATCTCCTTTCTCTCATTTTGAAAATCCTCAATATTAAATTTCTGTATCTTTTTCTTCGATACCACGACATAATCCTTTATCTTTTCCACAATCTTGGCAACTTCTATCTGTACACCCCTTTGTGCTCCTTCTTTAATGAGTTTTTCAACAACCTTCTCAGTCTTCTTTACATCCTTCTCAGTTATAACTGTTTTTTCATTTTCCGTGAGCGATGGCGCTTTATTCAATAACTCTTCAACTTTATCTTCAAGTTTTTTAATGCGTTTTATGGCCTTAACCCTTCCATTAAACACCTTGATTCTAGTAGTCTTTTTAATATCGGCCTCAACAGAAAATCTTGTCCCACGAATTCCAGCAACAACAGTAGGCGTTTTAACTAAAAAACTCTCAGATTTTAGGAGTTTCTTGGTTTTGCATAAAAGTCGTCCCACATTTAATCCAAGAATTGTATTTTCGATATTATTCTTATTAACTAACGATGAGATTGATAAACTTGATTTTTCCTTTATCCTAATAAAGGAGCCGCCAATCTTTACATCGCAAGAAGATATATCTCCTGTTGTAAGGATGTCATTCTCGGCTATTATCTCACCAATATCAATCTCAGTATTGTTCTTCTTTACATCTCCAATAAAGAAGATAACACTCGCGTATTCATCCTCTGTGCTGGAACACCCTATGGTATAGATTAGTATTATGCATAGTAGCAATATTTTATACATGGAATTTAACTTCCTTTGAAGAATTATTTATCATTTCTATATTTATCGTAGGATAATTATTGTTCATTTTCGTTTTAATATTATAGTATATAGATGTTGGGAAATCAATAAAAATATTAATATTAGAATACTGAATTATTTATGGTTCCCGAATTTAAATTTAGTTTAAATTCATGAAACAGCGTAAGCTTTTATTATAGTTGAAATTAGTAGCAATTAATAAGATTAAAGGCGTTATTGGAGTCGCTAGGCTGATGAAGAATATGATGGTGATATTATCTGGGAGACAAAATTTAATTGACTTAAAAATAAATCAGGATTATTTTAAAATTTTGTTGCCGTTAAAAGTATTCCTGAAAGGGGGCGAGAATTATGAGGAGTCTGATTTCAATTATAATCGTAACATTTTTATCATTTAAAATTATTTTATCAGACATCTTTGGAAATGTAACAACAATAAATCAGGATTTAGATAATTTAGAAAAAAGTCAAAATATCATAGAAGATCCTTCCTTTAACGAATGTCCTTGTTTTATACAATCACTATTAAAGAGTGAATCCTCAATATTTGTCCAAGAAACTAATGTTGATTTATCTCGTGATTATGAACTAGATAATATAAGACCTCCTTTGAAATGGAATAGAATTGGTTATGAGTTTATAGCAGGCCTTGGTGGCCATACTTTAGGTATGACTCTATTTATAGGTTTAGCGTACTATGAATGTAAAAAAATCCCGATGCACAATGTGTTTTAGCTGGATTACCCGCAATGCTTTCTGCTCCTGCGTTTTCAGGATTAGGTATATATATTGTAGGAGATACAGAAACAGAATCTGGATCATTAGGTATGACAATTGGTTCCAGTTATATTGGTTGGCTTACAGGATTATTGATTTCTGAATATGTCTCTAATAAGATACAAGATTCATCTCCTAATTTAGATTCTGCATCTCATATTGTATTGCCTATAATGATGTCGGTTGTAAGTGGTGTAACAACTTTCAATTCAACACGGTATTATAAACAAGATGTAGAAAACAATAGAAGTATTATTAATGCCGAACCTGAGTTTTATAAAGTGAACCTACCTTTACCATATTTAAAAATTGACAATAATAAAAGGAATTTCACTAATAGAGATTTCATGATTTGCATAAATGTTGTTAATCTTCGTCTTTAGAATCGAGCATATATTTTATTCGTTTTCCCGATTCCTATCTCTATGATTAGTAGGCGATTTATCTATATCATCTTCTGGAGGGTGTGATAAAACGTTGACAAGCTGTTGAAACCAATCATAGAAGCGATCTGTGTTACATCCTGGTCGCTGCCTATGAGCAGTTCCTTGGCTTTCTTTATATGAAGTGAGTTAATATATTCACTCATCTTCATCCCCTTGTGCTGCATGAAGGGCTTCCCTATAGTTCTGTGAAATTTTATGCAATTTAGACTTTAAACACCTGTTTAAGGATTCATATCTTAATTGAGAAAGTATTTGACAAAATAATTTATTATATCTATAGTATAATATACTAAGTTATATAAAATTGTAGAATTAGTTATATTTTTTTTACATAAAATATTGAATATGTCTGCATTTTCTTCGATAATATATTCGCAGCGATTGTTATGGATGCAAATCTGCGATATTCTTTATCATTAACATGGAGGTATTATAATGTTGGGAAAAGTTGGGAGAGGAGCAATCTTAATCGTTTTAATTTCATTACTAATATTTCAAACTAATAACTCATATTCAAAAGATATTCCATTTAAGCTTATCGAGATTGAAAAAGTATCTCGTTATCACGAAAACAGAATTGCCTTTCAGCATATTCAAAGACAAATTTCTGATGATTTTGATGATTCTATTTCATGCCTATTGATAATAAAGGATGATAGGATGTATCTTTTAAGGGATGGTTATGATGATGCGAATGTAATTCGGACAACAAGGTATTTGCTTGAATTAGAAAGGAAGGTTTATGATTCTTTGTGGGTAAACCTGATAGACAAAAAACCAGATTATATCCGTATAACTGATAGAAGAGTGGAGTTAATGATAAATACAAATAAAGATTTTGTATCGAAAAATTTTGGGAATTTTTATGCAAACGTGAGAAATTCCTTTATACAGAAGCATGTTAATGTATTTCGACGATTGTTGAACAACAGAAGTGAAGCTGGATTGCATATTGAAAGGAATCCCATTCAAAAGTCTCTTTTTGTCGGGGCTTCTGACGCTGAAACTAAATATGCTTTAGCAGTATCTGGCAAAACACTTAATGATACGGTTTACTTTGCAGAGGATGCCGATGGCGATGGCTTTACAGAAACATTTACTGTAGATCTTGTCGATGGGTTTCATTGGGGATTTAAGTCTGGACCAAATATTTTATTCATCTATAATAATAAAGAAGAAGACATAAAGCAGATTATTGGAAAGTTGGTTCATGAAGCCTATTATGGAACATCTGATGAGGAAAAGAATATATTAGCAAACTTTCCTAAAGATGAGGATATTATTAGTGAATTCAAACTCGATAAAGTAGCGCAAGTCAGTGGGATTTCTGAACAATAGAATGAAGCAAGTTGCAATTGTTATCTTAAATACTAACTTTTTATTATATTAATCTTATCGATCTGGCATAGGTTGGTAGCTAGTATTCATAATTGATACATAGAAATCCTTGATCTTTTGGAGAAGAGAGTAATCATTTCCACTAATCCCACCAAGCTTTACCTTTGGTTTTGCAGTTGGACCATGAAAGTCTGAGCCAGAAGTAATCAATAGAGAATTTTTCATTGCATATTCCAAATAGAATTTTCTGTCTTCAGGGGTATGGTATGTTGATATCGCCTCAATGCCTTCGATACCATAACCTCTTATCTGGTCCAGCCATTCACGCTTTTTTACGAATTTGGGATGAGCAAGCACTGGTATTCCATCAGCTTTCTTTATAATTTCTACCGCTTCTTTAATATCGATTGTCTGAAATGGGACATATGCTGGTTTCCCTTCAATGAGATATTCTCTATAAAATGAACCCAATTTATCATCTTTTTTGTCTCCATAAAAATACTCATATAATCTTGCATCATTAAAGTTTTTTTCATTATCAAATATTTCCACCATTATTGATGTGGCTGTTGGTGATCTCCCGCCAGTCATGTCCCATATCCTTTCCTCATTCATTGCAAATCCCAGATTTTGCAGCATCTCAATTCTTTTATTTGTAATGAGTATTCTGCTTTTTTTGATTCTATCTAATGCATTAATTAGATCATTATTTTT encodes the following:
- a CDS encoding PHP domain-containing protein translates to MDYQAAMGKTIDLHIHSNFSEDADLSVEEIFKSACNLPLSAISITDHDSIESLEVARSISPKYDIEYVPGVEITSVLPVDGSQQHILGYFIDEKNNDLINALDRIKKSRILITNKRIEMLQNLGFAMNEERIWDMTGGRSPTATSIMVEIFDNEKNFNDARLYEYFYGDKKDDKLGSFYREYLIEGKPAYVPFQTIDIKEAVEIIKKADGIPVLAHPKFVKKREWLDQIRGYGIEGIEAISTYHTPEDRKFYLEYAMKNSLLITSGSDFHGPTAKPKVKLGGISGNDYSLLQKIKDFYVSIMNTSYQPMPDR
- a CDS encoding helix-turn-helix domain-containing protein; the protein is MKFHRTIGKPFMQHKGMKMSEYINSLHIKKAKELLIGSDQDVTQIASMIGFNSLSTFYHTLQKMI
- a CDS encoding FecR family protein; the encoded protein is MYKILLLCIILIYTIGCSSTEDEYASVIFFIGDVKKNNTEIDIGEIIAENDILTTGDISSCDVKIGGSFIRIKEKSSLSISSLVNKNNIENTILGLNVGRLLCKTKKLLKSESFLVKTPTVVAGIRGTRFSVEADIKKTTRIKVFNGRVKAIKRIKKLEDKVEELLNKAPSLTENEKTVITEKDVKKTEKVVEKLIKEGAQRGVQIEVAKIVEKIKDYVVVSKKKIQKFNIEDFQNERKEIIAVQEQPKEVIKKIAKIIQSDKEKPEPEGILLITKYEIYFIKNGKKIWKGNIIKPPIKQEDKLYIASGDFVFCASVNGPVLWKKRIINDGDIQIKDNKLHVSSKGSIRKLNIKNGEELKI